Genomic segment of Arctopsyche grandis isolate Sample6627 chromosome 11, ASM5162203v2, whole genome shotgun sequence:
GATTtgcatttgcttttttttttttttaatactttacacagaaacataaatacattagtttgttcatacacgaattgGTTTTAGTTTGAGTGCTAACACTCAAAATATATCtttaaatagactcaccaggtgtagcatgaaacttttagctgtgaAAACCTTTGGGATAACAAAacaccaagtatttaaaaggaaaatctGATGGAAAAGATGTATTATAACGTTGCTCCCGTTTctgttaattttcaaaatattgcaacccagcaTAAGCAAATATGCATatggtttcgtcgcctgttgctcggggcatcaagctcctcaaccagatttctgctaacttggatttgttcaatctaaaatatgctgatctgatcggagaattgtttaatttgagatcgtaaatgtgttctcacatttaattgttcatatttaattttatttttgttcttaactttacataattttcatgctttatttttgtttacatattgatatttaatatttatttttgcatcttttaattgttttttcatgtatagtgactatattttcatgtaaagcctagctatagtgacgccctggagtatatctgtaatgtcactatagcttgatttttttgattttttaatgctttttattattacgaaattatgttcacaatacatcttatatctattttaatagctactgatctactgatcattttctattttaaaatttaatttaatttggttagtaatcatagtattacatatatctatgtaacttaataaactgtaaattttccaaataaataaataaatatattattctaatgttaatctacagcttaataggaaaaagagctcaaaaacctatttacaatccttatttcactatagcttaactgtaaacaaataaataaaagatggaacaaacgattgagaatactcgagacaacttatgcctaatagtcagtgcatgaacaaactagttcgtttgtcaactttttattttgtgtacactataactgaaCAAATTGGTTCaagtatgaacaaactaatatGTTCATTAACGAAAGGAAAGGTACACTAGGACCGtaacatttatttacatttttttttataaattatttatagaatttattcttccaaaataaaatataaaatcaaaataatgagCGTACTGTttctatgtgtatatataaaagagCCGAAGGGCTTAAATATCTGAAAACAAATTCCAAAATAAaagacattttaaatttaaaagcagAATTTTTTCACATCCTATTCATTccaaatatgatatttaaatatttttacatgagATAGTCGATCAGATTTTTCCttttatattatgctttcaaccttcctctgtgtgtgtgtgtgttaaagAAAAACACTCAATTCAATggatttttctatataatttcCGGTAAACGatccccctcccctccccccagTAACAATTCATTAAACAGATCGGTTTGCGAATCGAAACGATGCGATACGTTCCCCTCTCGTGTAGAATGGCGACCAATCCTTTTAAGCAGCGTTCGATCcgtgtttatttttccgaaacatTCCGGAAAACTCATTAGAACGCACAAAAGAATCGGACGGCGTGCCAGCTTCCGGGGGAATTGGCAATCCTTTCGGAGCCACCGAAATAATCCCGGCTTAGGTTAATTGATGTTTACGACTCGACTTTTGCGATTAATAAAAGCCTAGCCGACGAACAAATCGCgtcaaaaaatcgaacaaaaaattatttattgttaacataaataaatatctggAATACCTATTCAATCTGATTGGAGTTACCTAGTTTTAATGTTTATACATCCATTTATATTATAGACATTATAATATACCAGTGttttgcccgatgaaatatcatcgcatgggctatggcatattaagagggctgtgcacccgaaaccttaattttgttgccgttcctttcttcgatatatatattgagtgaatgcgacaatatatatcaatatacatttatatattttgtgtgaatgcgacagttgcgcttcgaccagacaatacgtattttaaatcgacaaaatcgaggtttcgtattctcctattttctcctccaaaactggaccaatttttacaaaaatttcatcatcggtatgagaaagatattttctgtgcaactatgtgcgtatttttttttaaatcgaccgttaaataagcacgctggactcttttcgtgggtgtaaaaaagaggcgattttatagatgtttggtggctcctagtactagctcctataaaaaataactaaacaaaaaaataaaacaatagatgcatcccaatggtggatatccatagcatattaaaaaataatttatctagtgctataattgaggaagggagaaatgtaatacgtttgtatggacaaggcgctggtgtccagccctcttaagcttttaattaaaaaaaattaaagaaatgtgtcgatcgtatcctgtgttcgatccgcacgcaatcgtatttttttcaaataccttttaaatatatttaattgtttaatatgacgaaaaaatggtaaaaactatcaacctacctacatatttataaacaatataaaacaccaatagaaaaattgattaatttattaattaatgaaataatttttttatagatggcgctaaatgctcagacttattttcctagaggaaaaaaaaaaaaaaatatatatatatatatatatatatatatatatatatatatatatatgtatgttattatgttagtattatattgtattgttgggaatgttttaactgtgacgtacatacatatgtatgtcgaatcgaaacgactcttatagtacagcgagcgttatcgcacacagataTACAGACACATAGAATagcgatataatatacatatatgattaattATAACAACAGTGTTTTAACAGAATTTAGCATACAAAGTATGCTAGATATAATTAACCTTATATAAAGTCTCCCAGTGGAAGATGTGTTGATGGTTTTTGCTCTGAAATCAAAATCTGTACATGTCTATtttgaaagtaaaatattatgACAATCTTACcagaaaacaatttaaattatataaatgagCTTAGAATGGTACATatggaatatgtacatatgtattataaatgaaattcaataacatattatatatttcttcaaataataattaaagataGTAATAAGCCATTTTGTTTTACACTTCACTGAAATACAATTTCTTGTAAGAAACATAATTGCTTTTCCTTTTTCCAAGTATTATACAACcgtactattagattaacccAGCCAAATTGTGTCTTTTGAAAGCAACTATTCTGTCTGTATTAAACTTTTCCATTCCTTTTTATTTCACTTCAAAGAGTAAGAGGAAATCTCTATATTATTCCGgaggacttttttttattaaatagcttCTTCAGCGTTACTTAATGACTTAATGCGTTTAATAAGATTTTCCGCTTGAAAGCTTCCGAATAAAATAACACGGAATAATCTTATTAATCTTCTTTGATATAACGAAAACAAAGTTATAAATCCGTTAATGTGAGTTAATTATGTAAACAGagctgtattaaaatattgtataattttttaattcaatttcattCAGGATGTGATTCGTCTTGAAACTCAATATTGGACACTCGTGGACATTCCTAAACAGGAGAAACAAGAAACTGTGCCAGCATTTGTCCTGCGTGCCTGCGCTATAATGGAAAAAACTCAAAAATCTGGAGAGGGTGTAAAAACATCAACTAAACTGGCCGAAGAAGCTGCCGATAGAAGAGAACGAATAGAAAGACTCACCGGTgatgttttataaatttgaatcgaTTTCATATACTTGAATGTGTTTACAAATAACTaattttgttgtttttggtGGTTTTAGACATGATAACAGCGCAGATAGAAGCCGAAAATACTCAAATGACTAACGATTTGTACCgtctcttaaaaaaatattcaggaTTGAGGAATCTTATCAGGGAATTGaaggtatatttataattaaacaaaattcgaataatataaaaatagaattcttaaagtaaatttaattaaaatctttgcatatataaaatatttattagaacCAATTAAATAAGTTGAACTCACAATATTGTCACATCGAAACCAcaattgtttaaatatattttgcggTTTACCTGATTGTTGACCTCCAAtagtttttaaacaataaatattttactaagGACATTTTTagcattatatttatactatgattcataacaataatattgtaattttaaaaccCAACAGTCTGACTATGTGAGCTCCAAGGTATATCCGATGTTTCCCCGTTACACAATGCTTAAGGACATGATCAAGGATATTATTCACGATCCAGACTATATGGAAGTATGTCATGAAGTCGATTCTTAGTCATCCAATTTGAAAAAGGAACATAAAAGGTGAGAAATTTAAACCATGGTGTGTTTGTGCGAATTCGTCCGACACTACTATTTTCATACTGCCATTTTCTAAGTATGATTAGTTCgaagaaaatacatattttcgagTAAAACACATATTTGTTATtatgatttttccatttttaatacACGATCAAACTTTGGTAAAATGAAATCAACAAAAACCTGGAGATAAAGtagaatttacatattatattatataaaacataacaTATTCAAACATCATATCTCACttggataatacatacattgtgaCCATCTTGTTatttatatgatacatattataatatgatatgaaatatatgaattttcgcatatcaaaattttattgtattctgCGGCCCAGCcgccaaaaatatattataaatttttaataaatttatgtatattttcgataaagaaatataattttaattaaacgttAAAAACGCATAGTATCATTGACACGaccaaaaaatacaattattataacgttcgttttaaaattaacattgcagcattttaaataaaatatatttttaatatagtcGCGACAGttgattataaatattgtattcacTTAATGTTAAACTT
This window contains:
- the LOC143918571 gene encoding uncharacterized protein LOC143918571 — its product is MLLMEYIPSNLCYLTHMANNIPTGQNILQLKIQRNYKLIPASTNLVGKFTQSVRRIVQDVKDEGTSSGQSKEEVIETNERLRAVRIRLDDSYDTAKKALVNLMARYGDSKAQRNVFQRYNLLKIMIKDVIRLETQYWTLVDIPKQEKQETVPAFVLRACAIMEKTQKSGEGVKTSTKLAEEAADRRERIERLTDMITAQIEAENTQMTNDLYRLLKKYSGLRNLIRELKSDYVSSKVYPMFPRYTMLKDMIKDIIHDPDYMEVCHEVDS